A single genomic interval of Arthrobacter methylotrophus harbors:
- a CDS encoding FAD-dependent oxidoreductase, whose product MNDHASNASVVIVGGGYGGIAVAKALDAQAAVTLVEPKDAFVHNIAALRSVVQPDFLPRMFLPYDRLLVHGTVLRDRAVRVDGHTVELASGTRLTPDYIVLASGSSYPFPAKSDRMVTTDAIARYQAAHDDLKRASRVMLLGAGAVGLEFAGEIAAAWPDKDVVLVDLAPDILPGPYDPRLRAEVNRQLDGIGIRRIMGSPLVQLPSVPAGEFATFTVNTAGGTAIEADIWFRCYGIAPQTDYVAGELLAARTADGYLQVTPELRVAGFENVYALGDISAIDVNKAGVAGREAAVVAKNIQAQLDGSAGLDAYTPSRPVIILPLGPSGGSGQLPDGEIASPEMISQIKGQHMMIDRFVEMLNLGS is encoded by the coding sequence ATGAATGACCACGCTTCGAACGCCTCTGTAGTAATTGTCGGTGGAGGCTACGGTGGTATCGCCGTAGCCAAAGCACTCGACGCACAGGCGGCCGTCACCTTGGTGGAGCCAAAGGACGCCTTCGTGCACAATATCGCGGCGCTGCGCTCCGTCGTCCAACCCGATTTCCTGCCGCGAATGTTTTTGCCGTATGACCGCCTTCTAGTGCACGGCACCGTGCTCCGGGACCGTGCCGTGAGGGTGGATGGACACACCGTCGAGCTGGCTTCCGGAACCCGGCTGACGCCCGATTACATCGTCTTGGCAAGCGGCTCAAGCTATCCGTTCCCGGCCAAGAGCGATCGTATGGTCACGACCGATGCCATCGCGCGCTACCAAGCCGCACATGATGACCTCAAGCGTGCCAGCAGGGTCATGCTCCTGGGCGCCGGGGCGGTGGGCCTTGAATTTGCCGGCGAGATTGCCGCCGCATGGCCGGACAAGGACGTGGTGCTGGTGGATCTGGCCCCGGACATCCTTCCCGGACCATACGATCCACGGCTGCGCGCCGAGGTCAATCGGCAGCTGGACGGCATCGGCATCCGGCGAATCATGGGCAGCCCCTTGGTGCAGTTGCCTTCGGTTCCCGCCGGGGAATTCGCGACATTCACGGTCAACACCGCAGGTGGCACTGCCATAGAGGCGGACATCTGGTTCCGCTGCTACGGGATAGCCCCGCAGACCGACTATGTTGCAGGGGAGCTGCTCGCCGCCCGGACCGCCGACGGCTATCTGCAAGTCACGCCCGAACTCCGGGTGGCGGGCTTCGAGAATGTCTATGCCCTGGGCGACATCTCGGCGATCGACGTGAATAAGGCCGGCGTCGCTGGACGCGAGGCTGCGGTGGTTGCCAAGAACATCCAGGCCCAATTGGACGGCTCCGCCGGCTTGGACGCCTATACGCCGTCGCGGCCGGTCATCATCCTTCCCTTGGGGCCCTCGGGTGGTTCGGGACAACTGCCCGACGGCGAAATCGCCAGCCCGGAGATGATCTCCCAGATCAAAGGGCAACACATGATGATCGATCGCTTTGTCGAGATGTTGAACCTGGGTTCCTGA